One Strix uralensis isolate ZFMK-TIS-50842 chromosome 9, bStrUra1, whole genome shotgun sequence DNA segment encodes these proteins:
- the COMMD2 gene encoding COMM domain-containing protein 2 isoform X2, whose protein sequence is MLLVLSEAQKADLGGLPPLGTAAVGELGRLAVELLRRGAAPRACEAAARKLNIGAEAVQHGVEGLTYLLTESSKLMLYLDNRKEIRRILSELAPKLPSYHSLEWRLDVQLASRSLRQQIEPTVTIKLHLNQNEDQSAQVLQTDPSTLLHLIGQLEQALGEMKTNHCRRIVRNMK, encoded by the exons ATGTTGCTGGTGCTGTCGGAGGCGCAGAAGGCAGATCTGGGCGGGCTGCCGCCGCTCGGCACTGCAG CCGTCGGCGAGCTGGGACGGCTGGCGGTAGAGCTGCTGCGCCGGGGCGCGGCGCCGCGGGCCTGCGAGGCGGCCGCCA gaaaactgaacaTCGGTGCTGAGGCTGTTCAGCATGGGGTGGAAGGACTAACCTATCTTCTTACTGAGAGCTCCAAGCTTATG CTGTACCTTGATAACAGGAAGGAGATCAGGCGCATTCTTAGTGAGCTGGCGCCAAAGCTTCCCAGCTACCATAGTCTTGAATGGAGACTGGATGTGCAG CTGGCGAGCAGGAGCTTGAGGCAGCAGATTGAGCCCACTGTGACTATAAAGCTGCACCTCAACCAGAATGAGGATCAGAGTGCCCAGGTGCTGCAGACCGACCCCTCCACCCTCCTCCACCTCATCGGGCAGCTGGAGCAGGCACTGGGGGAGATGAAAACCAACCACTGCAGGAGGATCGTGCGCAACATGAAGTAG
- the COMMD2 gene encoding COMM domain-containing protein 2 isoform X3 yields the protein MLLVLSEAQKADLGGLPPLGTAGKLNIGAEAVQHGVEGLTYLLTESSKLMISEIDFQDSIHVLGFSDELNKLLFQLYLDNRKEIRRILSELAPKLPSYHSLEWRLDVQLASRSLRQQIEPTVTIKLHLNQNEDQSAQVLQTDPSTLLHLIGQLEQALGEMKTNHCRRIVRNMK from the exons ATGTTGCTGGTGCTGTCGGAGGCGCAGAAGGCAGATCTGGGCGGGCTGCCGCCGCTCGGCACTGCAG gaaaactgaacaTCGGTGCTGAGGCTGTTCAGCATGGGGTGGAAGGACTAACCTATCTTCTTACTGAGAGCTCCAAGCTTATG ATTTCTGAGATAGACTTCCAAGATTCCATTCACGTTTTGGGATTCTCAGATGAATTGAACAAATTATTGTTCCAGCTGTACCTTGATAACAGGAAGGAGATCAGGCGCATTCTTAGTGAGCTGGCGCCAAAGCTTCCCAGCTACCATAGTCTTGAATGGAGACTGGATGTGCAG CTGGCGAGCAGGAGCTTGAGGCAGCAGATTGAGCCCACTGTGACTATAAAGCTGCACCTCAACCAGAATGAGGATCAGAGTGCCCAGGTGCTGCAGACCGACCCCTCCACCCTCCTCCACCTCATCGGGCAGCTGGAGCAGGCACTGGGGGAGATGAAAACCAACCACTGCAGGAGGATCGTGCGCAACATGAAGTAG
- the COMMD2 gene encoding COMM domain-containing protein 2 isoform X1 gives MLLVLSEAQKADLGGLPPLGTAAVGELGRLAVELLRRGAAPRACEAAARKLNIGAEAVQHGVEGLTYLLTESSKLMISEIDFQDSIHVLGFSDELNKLLFQLYLDNRKEIRRILSELAPKLPSYHSLEWRLDVQLASRSLRQQIEPTVTIKLHLNQNEDQSAQVLQTDPSTLLHLIGQLEQALGEMKTNHCRRIVRNMK, from the exons ATGTTGCTGGTGCTGTCGGAGGCGCAGAAGGCAGATCTGGGCGGGCTGCCGCCGCTCGGCACTGCAG CCGTCGGCGAGCTGGGACGGCTGGCGGTAGAGCTGCTGCGCCGGGGCGCGGCGCCGCGGGCCTGCGAGGCGGCCGCCA gaaaactgaacaTCGGTGCTGAGGCTGTTCAGCATGGGGTGGAAGGACTAACCTATCTTCTTACTGAGAGCTCCAAGCTTATG ATTTCTGAGATAGACTTCCAAGATTCCATTCACGTTTTGGGATTCTCAGATGAATTGAACAAATTATTGTTCCAGCTGTACCTTGATAACAGGAAGGAGATCAGGCGCATTCTTAGTGAGCTGGCGCCAAAGCTTCCCAGCTACCATAGTCTTGAATGGAGACTGGATGTGCAG CTGGCGAGCAGGAGCTTGAGGCAGCAGATTGAGCCCACTGTGACTATAAAGCTGCACCTCAACCAGAATGAGGATCAGAGTGCCCAGGTGCTGCAGACCGACCCCTCCACCCTCCTCCACCTCATCGGGCAGCTGGAGCAGGCACTGGGGGAGATGAAAACCAACCACTGCAGGAGGATCGTGCGCAACATGAAGTAG